TTTTTTTCTGCTTCTACTAGACCTTATGATATACATTTTATTTCTCATCTAGGAGATAATGCCACTGTGTGAAGTTTAGGGTCTGTTTGGAAGTtgaggaaagaaagagaaaagaagagaacataTTTAAGAATGAAAAGGTAGAGAAAGTTGAGAGAAAAAGTCACTATTTGTTGATCCCTACTCTTCCATATTTCTTCTCTCCTTCCACTATCAACCAAATAAGagaagggaattttttttaatcccttcttttctctttcttttcataaGTTCCAAATGCACCCTTAGGTTCATCAATTGGTAGGCTTCCCTACACTTGCCCAAAATTCTTGCCACATGCTATTTcacttttgaaattcttttcaTTCACTGTGTATGACAGACATTCTTGGCTTTCATGAATGGAAAGGCTCCAGAAACAGTTCTAACTGACCAAAATGTGTGGCTCAAAGATGCGCTTGCTGTTGAGATGCCGAGAACCAAGCATGCCTTCTGCATTTGGCATATCATTTCAAAGTTTTCAGATTGGTTTTCTGCCCTGCCTGGATCTCAATATGATAAATGGAAAGCTGAGTTCCATCGGCTATATAATTTGCACTCTGCCGAGGATTTTGAAGTGGGATGGAGGGATATGGTTGATACATATGGACTACATGGAAATAAGCACATCGTCAGCTTATATGCACTGCGTACATTTTGGGCTCTACCTTTCTTAAGATCTTACTTCTTTGCTGGAATGACAAGCTCGTTTCAATCAGAGTCTATGAATGCTTATATCCAAAGGTTTTTAAGCGTGCAATCTGTACTTGACAATTTTGTAGAGCAGGTATGAACCTCAAAACTCTTGGGATGTTATCTTTGCTTCttctttatttcatcattttacttttgaATTTCTCTTTTGCCAGTTGGTTGCTGTTGTGGATGTTAAGGATGTAGGAGCAAAACAGAAGATGCAACGGAAGGTCCAGAAAGTCCCCCTCAAAACTGGTTCACCAATGGAATCTCACGCGGCTGCTGTTCTTACGCCATATGCCTTTTCCAAACTGCAAGAGGAACTTGTGTTGGCACCACAATATGCATCACTAATGGTTGATGAAAATTATTTCATTGTGAGACACCATACAGAAATGGATGGGGGCTCCAAAGTTATTTGGGGCCCACATGATGAGTACATTAGCTGTAGCTGCCATCAGTTTGAGTTCTCAGGCATCCTGTGTAGACACGTTCTTCGTGTATTATCGACAAACAATTGTTTTCATATCCCAGATCAGTATCTGCCCATCCGTTGGCGTGATATTGCCTCAGCAATGACAAAGTCAGCCCAAGGTCCCTCCTCAGGGGAGCATGCAGTGAAAGTCCAGTTGTTGCATTCCATCGTCTCAACCCTAATTGCAGAGTCAGTTGAGACAGAGGAACGCCTTGATGTTGCTTGTGATCAAATTTCAGTGGTATTGTCTCGAATCAAGGAATTCCCTGGGCCATCAGATGGTGTTAATGAGATCACCTATGACAACAGCCCATCCGATTCATTGATACTTCCAGAGGTTGAGGATTCAGATGGTATTGTTCAAAGTTTTACTGTTGGGAATCCTCATGAGTCAACTTTAGGAAAGCTGAAAGAGAGAAGATTTAGAGATCCGGTAGACATGTATAGGAAAAGAAGGCGTTGCACTATGCCTTACTATGGGCAGTTTGGACACGAGGCTACTGATTGTTCAATGATGGGAGGTGATGATTTAAATAGCGATGGGCTAGGGTTTTTGTAGTTAAACTTCTGAAATTGCTAGATAGGTGAAGTTATAGCATTTTGGCAGCCTTGTCCGTAGACTGTTGTAAAAAATCTCTCCATTCAAATGCAATCCTAAGATTGTTTTGTATGTTTAGACTTTAGAGTGAATAGATATATAACGTTATGACAGGACAACAGGCGACCCTTGCGAGTACTTGGGCGCATGAAATAGGAGGGTGATAAGGTGATATATCAGATTGGGAGAAAAAGAGGGGGGTCTAATGAGGGAGGGTGGGGAGTAAAGAGTTGGATATTAACTGATGTTTAATTTGGAAGAGGCTATGTTGTTCCTTTGCCGGGTCCTCTGACGTAACCTCTTGTTATAATTTTGACTTTTTGTTATTCACCAACTTCTTTCATTGCACACGAGTTGGCAGACTTGCAAGCTTACAAAATGGGATGCTGTGTTTTGCATATGATGATAGCGAACCAATAGCTTAATGATAGTTCAAATGACTAGAGGACGACGAGAACTCTAGTATGGATGCATGGTAAGAGATCCGGCTCTTTCAAAATTCACTGTCCAAAAACTTGTTTCGGTAACTAAGTCTGCAGTATGTTCCTTCCATTACATTTCTTGTTGCACAGGTTAGAAGATAG
The sequence above is a segment of the Rhododendron vialii isolate Sample 1 chromosome 13a, ASM3025357v1 genome. Coding sequences within it:
- the LOC131315031 gene encoding protein FAR1-RELATED SEQUENCE 11-like produces the protein MSELTSLVRETSENGTDLSPDDIGSIEEMPEDTILSRQTSVNLVPFIGQRFVSQDAAYEFYCSFAKQCGFSIRRHRTRGKDGVGRGITRRDFTCHRGGYPQLKPSDDGKLQRNRKSTRCGCQAYMRIVKRADFDVPEWRITGFSNVHNHELVKLNEVQLLPAYCTMSTDDKSRICMFAKAGMSVRQMLRLMELEKGVKLGCLPFTEIDIRNLLQSFRSVDRDNDPIDLVKMCKDKKDKDPNFKYNFKIDANNRLEHIAWSYSSSVRSYETFGDAVVLDTTHRLDAYDMVLGIWIGVDNHGMHAFFGCVLLRDENIQSFSWALKTFLAFMNGKAPETVLTDQNVWLKDALAVEMPRTKHAFCIWHIISKFSDWFSALPGSQYDKWKAEFHRLYNLHSAEDFEVGWRDMVDTYGLHGNKHIVSLYALRTFWALPFLRSYFFAGMTSSFQSESMNAYIQRFLSVQSVLDNFVEQLVAVVDVKDVGAKQKMQRKVQKVPLKTGSPMESHAAAVLTPYAFSKLQEELVLAPQYASLMVDENYFIVRHHTEMDGGSKVIWGPHDEYISCSCHQFEFSGILCRHVLRVLSTNNCFHIPDQYLPIRWRDIASAMTKSAQGPSSGEHAVKVQLLHSIVSTLIAESVETEERLDVACDQISVVLSRIKEFPGPSDGVNEITYDNSPSDSLILPEVEDSDGIVQSFTVGNPHESTLGKLKERRFRDPVDMYRKRRRCTMPYYGQFGHEATDCSMMGGDDLNSDGLGFL